One genomic segment of candidate division KSB1 bacterium includes these proteins:
- the truB gene encoding tRNA pseudouridine(55) synthase TruB — MPEQGVVLNINKPIGWTSFDVVQLVRKTLGVRRVGHSGTLDPFAEGVLLVCVGAATKRVPELMALPKVYTGTMELGLETDTLDVNGRVVRRARPRTRFRRAELVQAMGQLVGEIKQVPPMYSAVKVGGKRLYELARAHQEVAREARTVEVYRFAPVRIEHPFVKFVVECGKGTYVRSLVAEVGRYLGCGATLKTLQRAAIGPFRIEQAIGVDEIRNLHFRPSG; from the coding sequence GTGCCGGAGCAAGGGGTAGTCCTGAACATCAACAAGCCCATTGGCTGGACCTCTTTCGATGTGGTGCAGCTTGTGAGGAAAACGCTCGGCGTTCGGCGCGTGGGGCACAGCGGAACGCTTGACCCTTTCGCCGAGGGGGTGCTTCTGGTCTGCGTGGGCGCGGCCACGAAAAGGGTACCGGAGCTCATGGCTCTGCCCAAGGTCTACACCGGCACAATGGAACTGGGCTTGGAGACCGATACCTTGGACGTCAACGGGAGGGTAGTGAGGCGTGCTCGCCCACGAACCAGGTTCCGGCGTGCAGAGTTGGTGCAAGCCATGGGGCAACTGGTGGGGGAAATCAAGCAGGTGCCGCCAATGTACTCGGCCGTGAAGGTCGGAGGTAAGCGGCTCTACGAACTGGCGCGGGCGCACCAGGAAGTGGCACGCGAGGCGCGCACCGTCGAGGTGTATCGCTTCGCACCTGTCCGCATCGAACACCCCTTCGTGAAGTTCGTTGTGGAATGCGGCAAGGGGACCTACGTGCGAAGCCTCGTCGCAGAAGTCGGCAGGTATCTGGGCTGCGGCGCTACCCTGAAGACACTGCAGCGGGCCGCGATCGGACCCTTTCGCATAGAGCAGGCCATTGGAGTAGACGAAATACGCAATCTGCATTTTCGGCCATCAGGATAA